ttttttttattttttaaaaattatttttaatatcaatacattaaaataataaaaaatataaaataattaatttttttttttataaatttgaccGACCCTTAAATGTAATCCTAAATGGTTCTTTATATATCTTTTCATTAAGGGAAGAATCTTAATTTAGTACAGAAACTTGTACACTCGTTCTCAATTCAACCCTAGACAGCATactaataaattttgtcaattAGATCCTAAACAGTACAAAAACTTCCCTATGAAATCATTATGTAATGGTCATCAAATTAACGTTATTTAGAATTGATTATATCcactattaatattttatttaaatatattacttttatttttactatttgagggtttttaaaatatactattaattttaaaaactaacaaatgTCCATCTTGCAATCTTATGTAGACCATATATATGAaagattagaaaaacaaaaagaccctAATCTGGATGACAAATCTGTGTATAACTTGTAGATGTCCACAGGAGGCATTCAAGGTGATTGCATCTGGTGGTAGGAAATTAACTGGCTTCACTTTCACAATCTTCTTCTGCAGCAGAATGGTCCGCAGAGCTCAAACTAGCTCAGGAAGAGACAAAATTATGCATGCCAAACTGATAAGCTCTGAATTCGCCAATTTAGCAGAAATCTTTACATGAACATGAACATGTTCCTTTGCTGATATGTAAATGGAGTGATTTTGTGTCAAGTAGATTATGGAAGTATGTAGCAGTGACAGTGAGGGCGACATGTTCTTTATTGAAATCTTTAATTTCTAAGACAAGAACATGGTACAAGTTCATTGCAGATGCGTGATAGTGGTGACATACTGACATGTACTTCatttaaatctttaatttaCAAGAGGAAAACAGTGTTTGAGTTTAAAGCATTTGCATGATATGTTGATAGCTTGCTATCTATCTCATTGCTGGCTTGATCCCCGAGGAACGTTATTATTACGTAGTGGAAAGCACGAAGAGTTTTGGAACCTTTTGGTACTTGTTTCAGGAATAGAGGAATCATGATCTTCACCGAGCTCCCGATCCCTTTTCTTGCTAATAGGATCCCTAGATCGGCTAAAAGAGTTCTGGTGAATTAGCTGAGCTATTGGAGAGTAAATGCTCCCAGGTGGGATCACAATCAAGCCTGGTTGAGTAGGTGGGAGTTTCCATTGAGGCGATGGCTGCCATGGGTGCCTCTCGAATTCCCCAGCATCACTGACACTGCAGCTTCTCATTAGATCAAGTGATAGTGAAGTACAAGTCTCCGATCCACAGAAGTTGATTCCGTCGTTGCGAGCACTCAGACATGTGTCGTCGTCTTCATCACCTACAATAGAGCTTGGATGACTTgcatttatgagataaaccccACACCCTTTAAGGGTTGCATTTCTTGGTGCTCCAAGGATTCTGAAAGAAACCTCAATGTGAATCCAGTCGTCCTGCAGCAATGAATATAAGCTCCGAATCTTACGACATGGAAGGTAGTAAAGCCACATGTGATCTGACTTCAAAGAAAAGAACTGTCTAGAAAAGGAATTCACGCTCCGACCATTAATGAAAATTTCTCGGGAAATATTCACATCCACTGCAAACTGTAATCTTAAAATGGCACAGAGAACCAAGGCTTTTGTTCTCCTGAACATAGGCGAAGGCACTTTGAATGACATGTACCCGTCATCACTGTAAATGCTGAACCACCTTGGAATCTCATTTCCTGGAAGAACAACTTCAATTCTGAAGTCCTCACGGAACCCCTGCTATGTTAAAACACTCTTTTAATCAATTGttagtaatttaaaaaacatcgaCTGTGAGAAAAGAAGTTAAGCTTGCAAAGTTTCAGAGTACACatataaacaaatacaaacaaagaGAGATTTGAGGAAGCAATGGGGGAGACCAACCTCGTCCACTGATATGCATCTTGATGATGTATCTGCAAAACTCTGTAATGGATTCTGATCTGCCAGTTTATGGCAGTTAGAAAAGTCAAGATCACGAAGCTTTGTTGATCTATCTTCTGTATTAAACATAAATACCCTTACTAATTCTGAATAACTTTCCAATGATGTGCAATTCCGGGCTCCAATACGCTTAATACTTCGTGGGAGCTCCGGAATCCCTTCAAGCCATATGCAGTTTGCCAATTCAAGGCGCCTCAATTTAGTAAATCTGTTGATGCACGTAGGAAGGTTAACAAAATTGTTCCCTGATAGATCTAGATCCTTCAACGTGGAAAAGCAAACAAGATTCATGAGGAAATCAACTTCTGATAACTTGCAATTTTGTAGATCCAAACAGGTTAACATGGGAAACCACATTATGTCATTGTTTGCTATCATGGAAATGTTGGAGCAGAATGGCTGTGTTTCTTCCGGCATATTCTCTGGAAACGTGGTAAGTTCTGAGCACCCATCAAGAAGCAGACGCTTAAGATGCTGCAACTTATAAATGCTACTTGGAATTCTCGATAGATTTCTGCAAAATGATAAAGTCATGACTTTAAGCCCAACAAGATTTTCAATCGATAAAGGGAGCTCTTTTATAGCAGTACTATTCAAAGAAACTCTCTCTATACAAGCCATTTTGTCCTCAATGTCTGGGAATTTCTCAAGTTTTGAGCAACCAGTGAGAAGGAGAGTCTGAAGGGATCTTAATCGGAAGTGGCTTGAAATACTCTTAAGGTTGGAGCAGAACTCAACGCTCAAAAATACAAGTTTCGCAAGATATCCAACCGAATTGTGAATCTTAACTAAACTTGTACAACCTTCAAGATTCAACCTCTCAAGATTAGGGATGGTTGAGAAGTCAGGTGTTTCTGTCAAAAATTCACAATCTCTGAAATCTATGTACTTTAAGGTTGTGTAATTCTGCAAAATACAGtgatagatgaaaaaaagattAGCTTACAAGACTTCATGCATGGTGTAATTTAAGGAGAGATTCTTATTTGTTAGTATACCTTGAATCCCTCCCCTAACTGTTTGATGCAACTGTGATGCATGTTAAGAACTACAAGTTTCCTTGCATGAAATGTGGATGGCATCGACTCCAAGGGGCAACCAGGCCATTCAAGCCATCTTAATGCGTTGGGTAGATTTTCTGGACCTCCAATAACTTTTGCATTGTGGACAATAAGTATCCTGAGCCTTTTCATCTTTTTGAAAGCTTTAGCACTCAAGTGTACCTCTTCTGCTTCAGGCAAGTCCAGCATAAGGCCTTCAACTTCATATGATCCCTGATAGCAAAATTGTATATATTGGACTTACTCAAATCGAACAATAACAACTTCTTACTGTTAAAAGGAAGCGAGGTTCTAATTCGTAGGCAATTTCGAGGTCAGAAGACAGAAGAAAAATCATACACACAAGGTTTTTACCATATTTTCAGTCAGCACATGAAGAATATCCTCATGAAACCACAGTCTGCTCCGTCTTCCAGGTACTTTGGGAGATTCTTGGTGAACAACTTGTCTGCCCATCCATTGTAGCAAGTCATGCATCTGCAGCTTATTGTTTTCAATATATACAAGAGACTTCTCCATGAGAACCTGTATGCCAATAACAGGGTCGAAATCGCACGCGtctaatatttttatgacaTAATCTTTTTCTTGTCCTTTGAAGAAGCAGgcaatatcaagaaaaatagcCCTCTCATGATGCTCCAGTCCATCAAAGCTTATTTTGAGTACTTCGTAAATTTGTTTATTAGGAATCCTTCTTAGTTTATCCAATTCGCTTTCCCATTCAGGTATGCTTCTTCCATACAAAAAAGAACCCAGTACAACTAGAGCCAATGGTAGGCCTTTGGCATATTTCACTACTTGATCTGAGATCTCCAAATAATCTATAGGAGGATGAGAATTTCTGAAGGCATGCCAACAGAAAAGCATAAGAGCATCATCACAACATAATTCCTTCACCCTAAGTAAGCGTTCCACCCCGTGAACAAGTAGCAAACGTTCATCTCTAGTTGTTATGATAATTTTGCTTCCCAAGCCAAACCAATATCGCTCTCCA
This genomic interval from Populus nigra chromosome 11, ddPopNigr1.1, whole genome shotgun sequence contains the following:
- the LOC133667947 gene encoding disease resistance protein RUN1-like; its protein translation is MQLAKKGKRTNCWKYSVFLSFRGQDTRNTFTAHLYHALCNKGINAFIDDKLERGEHITSQLNQIIEDSRISLVIFSENYARSIYCLDELVKILECKESKGQVVLPVFYNVDPSDVEEQKGSFGESLDFHETFLGINAEQLKQWREALTKAAQLSGWHLDRGNEAVFIRKIVEEVWAQLNHTSLHVAAYQVGLDQRIEELIHMLNIGSSNVCMVGICGLGGSGKTTVAKAVYNLITNQFEACCFLSNVREFSKRYGLVHLQEKLLFEILGDKTLVLGSVDRGINVIKDRLRHKKVLIVIDDVDHLDQLKQLAGERYWFGLGSKIIITTRDERLLLVHGVERLLRVKELCCDDALMLFCWHAFRNSHPPIDYLEISDQVVKYAKGLPLALVVLGSFLYGRSIPEWESELDKLRRIPNKQIYEVLKISFDGLEHHERAIFLDIACFFKGQEKDYVIKILDACDFDPVIGIQVLMEKSLVYIENNKLQMHDLLQWMGRQVVHQESPKVPGRRSRLWFHEDILHVLTENMGSYEVEGLMLDLPEAEEVHLSAKAFKKMKRLRILIVHNAKVIGGPENLPNALRWLEWPGCPLESMPSTFHARKLVVLNMHHSCIKQLGEGFKNYTTLKYIDFRDCEFLTETPDFSTIPNLERLNLEGCTSLVKIHNSVGYLAKLVFLSVEFCSNLKSISSHFRLRSLQTLLLTGCSKLEKFPDIEDKMACIERVSLNSTAIKELPLSIENLVGLKVMTLSFCRNLSRIPSSIYKLQHLKRLLLDGCSELTTFPENMPEETQPFCSNISMIANNDIMWFPMLTCLDLQNCKLSEVDFLMNLVCFSTLKDLDLSGNNFVNLPTCINRFTKLRRLELANCIWLEGIPELPRSIKRIGARNCTSLESYSELVRVFMFNTEDRSTKLRDLDFSNCHKLADQNPLQSFADTSSRCISVDEGFREDFRIEVVLPGNEIPRWFSIYSDDGYMSFKVPSPMFRRTKALVLCAILRLQFAVDVNISREIFINGRSVNSFSRQFFSLKSDHMWLYYLPCRKIRSLYSLLQDDWIHIEVSFRILGAPRNATLKGCGVYLINASHPSSIVGDEDDDTCLSARNDGINFCGSETCTSLSLDLMRSCSVSDAGEFERHPWQPSPQWKLPPTQPGLIVIPPGSIYSPIAQLIHQNSFSRSRDPISKKRDRELGEDHDSSIPETSTKRFQNSSCFPLRNNNVPRGSSQQ